From Oreochromis niloticus isolate F11D_XX linkage group LG1, O_niloticus_UMD_NMBU, whole genome shotgun sequence, a single genomic window includes:
- the LOC112847359 gene encoding myelin expression factor 2 isoform X2 yields MDAEKLSYDLTWQKLKDKFSHCGQVMFAEIKMENGKSKGCGTVRFDSPESAEKACRMMNGTKINGREVDVRIDRNA; encoded by the exons ATGGACGCTGAGAAG cTGTCCTATGATTTGACATGGCAAAAACTGAAAGACAAGTTCAGTCACTGTG GTCAGGTAATGTTTGCAGAAATCAAGATGGAGAATGGAAAGTCGAAGGGATGCGGAACGGTGAGATTCGACTCTCCAGAGAGTGCCGAGAAGGCCTGCAGGATGATGAATGGAACCAAGATAAATGGCCGAGAGGTGGACGTCCGTATTGATCGGAACGCCTAG
- the LOC112847359 gene encoding myelin expression factor 2 isoform X1, which yields MGGGMSDRGSGSKAGCQIFVRNLSYDLTWQKLKDKFSHCGQVMFAEIKMENGKSKGCGTVRFDSPESAEKACRMMNGTKINGREVDVRIDRNA from the exons ATGGGTGGAGGCATGTCGGACAGAGGGTCAGGGTCCAAAGCAGGTTGCCAGATATTTGTGCGCAAT cTGTCCTATGATTTGACATGGCAAAAACTGAAAGACAAGTTCAGTCACTGTG GTCAGGTAATGTTTGCAGAAATCAAGATGGAGAATGGAAAGTCGAAGGGATGCGGAACGGTGAGATTCGACTCTCCAGAGAGTGCCGAGAAGGCCTGCAGGATGATGAATGGAACCAAGATAAATGGCCGAGAGGTGGACGTCCGTATTGATCGGAACGCCTAG
- the LOC100710893 gene encoding LOW QUALITY PROTEIN: E3 ubiquitin-protein ligase RNF128 (The sequence of the model RefSeq protein was modified relative to this genomic sequence to represent the inferred CDS: inserted 1 base in 1 codon; substituted 1 base at 1 genomic stop codon), whose protein sequence is MGKTTQPRLLLLLFLSGLVHCSATFVFWTANVEISFVNNYNETEEKYCECGLYGRNSPVRSASGIVTLPVGDPKGCGPDPVYGRNTTSPPWIALVKRGNCTFGEKINAAKRLXAAAVVVYNVDGSGNSTTHMAHSDAGDIVAIMIGNTQGMEIVRLLKNGIDVQMIISEGMAHGPWMDTYWLYFLSIAFFIVTAASIAYFVFISANRLYNMSRSKRNEKRLKSEAKKAIKRLQVRTLNRXDEETSSDSSMCAVCIESYKVGDVVTVLTCDHIFHKTCIEPWLLERRTCPMCKCDILKALGVEDDRKESFSAESPPDVTVITVTGDTLYEVPLTDPGSLDPERQQHRYDNRAFEEDSEAARG, encoded by the exons ATGGGTAAGACGACACAACCACGTCTGctgcttttgctgtttttgtcagGGCTTGTTCACTGTTCAGCTACCTTTGTATTTTGGACTGCTAACGTGGAAATAAGCTTTGTGAACAACTACAATGAGACTGAGGAGAAATACTGTGAGTGTGGGTTGTATGGCCGTAACTCTCCCGTTAGAAGCGCTTCGGGCATCGTTACACTTCCCGTGGGAGACCCCAAAGGCTGTGGCCCAGATCCTGTGTACGGCCGCAACACAACCTCACCACCGTGGATAGCCCTGGTGAAGAGGGGCAACTGCACCTTTGGTGAGAAGATCAATGCTGCTAAACGCCTCTGagcagctgctgttgttgtgtATAATGTGGACGGCAGTGGAAACAGCACTACACACATGGCACACTCAGATGCAGGCGATATTGTGGCGATCATGATTGGTAACACTCAGGGCATGGAGATTGTCAGGCTGCTGAAAAACGGGATTGATGTTCAAATGATAATTAGTGAAGGCATGGCTCACGGGCCCTGGATGGACACCTACTGGCTTTACTTTCTGTCCATTGCCTTTTTCATTGTGACCGCAGCCTCCATCGCCTACTTTGTGTTCATCTCCGCAAACCGTCTCTACAATATGAGCAGGAGCAAGCGCAATGAGAAGAGACTGAAATCCGAGGCCAAGAAGGCAATTAAGCGTTTGCAGGTACGCACGCTCAACA GGGACGAGGAAACCAGTTCGGACTCCTCGATGTGTGCCGTTTGTATCGAATCCTACAAGGTAGGCGATGTGGTGACCGTGCTGACGTGTGATCACATCTTCCACAAAACCTGCATCGAGCCCTGGCTGCTGGAGAGGCGAACCTGCCCTATGTGTAAGTGCGACATCTTGAAGGCCCTGGGCGTTGAGGACGACAGAAAAGAGAGCTTCTCTGCTGAGTCACCGCCAGATGTCACTGTGATCACAGTGACAGGAGACACCCTGTATGAAGTCCCACTCACTGACCCAGGGAGCCTCGACCCGGAGAGACAGCAGCATCGCTATGACAACAGGGCCTTCGAGGAAGACTCAGAGGCTGCAAGGGGATga
- the LOC109197775 gene encoding sodium/potassium/calcium exchanger 5 isoform X3 yields the protein MLIFYMLLAVAIVCDDYFLPSLEVISERLGLSQDVAGATFMAAGSSAPELVTAFLGVFVTKGDIGVSTIVGSAVYNLLGISGACGLLACMAGRLTCWPLFRDCLAYGISVAAVIGIISDNKVYWYDAACLLLVYGVYIVVLCFDLRISEFVLRKLSPCCTCLGSGSGEKIETQRLLGWNDDTSLRVHSRSRTDSGIFHDESGYSHLSLSLHGLNEIPEAEHKSVFAVLESDLKRILWVLSLPIITLLFLTIPDCRRRFWKQWFMITFLMSAVWISAFTYVLVWMVTVVGKADMAMSNIVGSNVFDMLCLGLPWFIKTAFVDTNNPVEVNSTGLVFISSTLLLSIVFLFVAVHINGWKLDWKLGIVSLICYILFATLSILYELGIIGNNPLRLCSD from the exons atgcttattttCTACATGCTTTTGGCTGTCGCTATAGTCTGCGACGATTACTTTCTGCCATCATTAGAAGTAATCAGTGAAC GTCTGGGATTGTCACAGGACGTAGCAGGAGCCACATTTATGGCAGCTGGAAGTTCTGCACCTGAACTTGTCACAGCCTTCCTAG GTGTGTTTGTGACAAAAGGGGACATTGGGGTCAGCACCATTGTGGGATCGGCTGTCTACAACCTGCTAGGAATCAGTGGTGCCTGTGGACTTTTAGCCTGTATG GCTGGGCGTCTCACCTGTTGGCCACTATTCAGGGACTGCCTGGCATATGGGATCAGTGTCGCTGCTGTCATTGGCATTATTTCAGATAACAAGGTTTACTG GTATGATGCTGCCTGTCTCCTGCTGGTCTATGGCGTTTACATTGTGGTTCTGTGCTTTGACCTTCGCATCAGTGAGTTTGTCTTGAGGAAGCTGAGTCCTTGCTGCACGTGTCTGGGTTCAGGTTCTGGTGAAAAGATTGAGACACAGCGTCTGCTGGGCTGGAATGACGACACCAGCTTGCGAGTCCACAGTCGCTCCAGAACAGACAGTGGGATCTTCCACGACGAGTCGGGATACTCTCACCTGTCCCTCAGCCTACACGGACTCAATGAGATTCCTGAAG CAGAGCATAAAAGTGTCTTTGCCGTCCTGGAGAGCGACCTGAAAAGGATTCTCTGGGTACTGTCCCTGCCTATCATCACTCTGCTTTTCCTCACCATCCCTGACTGCAGGAGAAGGTTCTGGAAGCAGTGGTTCATGATCACTTTCCTCATGTCAGCAGTCTGGATCTCAGCTTTTACATATGTGCTGGTGTGGATGGTCACTGTAGTCG ggAAAGCTGATATGGCCATGTCCAACATCGTGGGCTCTAACGTGTTTGACATGCTGTGCCTGGGTTTGCCTTGGTTCATCAAAACTGCCTTTGTGGACACAAACAACCCTGTAGAGGTCAACAGCACCGGACTGGTCTTCATTTCCTCCACACTTCTCCTTTCAATCGTCTTCCTTTTCGTAGCCGTGCACATCAACGGATGGAAGTTGGATTGGAAGTTGGGAATCGTTTCGCTCATATGCTACATCCTCTTTGCCACTCTGTCCATCCTTTATGAGCTGGGAATTATTGGGAATAATCCCCTAAGACTGTGCAGCGACTGA
- the LOC109197775 gene encoding sodium/potassium/calcium exchanger 5 isoform X1, translating into MTMGTAVAVQKKKRKDFIPYFLGFVIFLYCTVSLLSVTAKTAQGSHSVRVRRAVENETECIPPQSSEFPEGFFTVQERKDGGLIIYFMLIFYMLLAVAIVCDDYFLPSLEVISERLGLSQDVAGATFMAAGSSAPELVTAFLGVFVTKGDIGVSTIVGSAVYNLLGISGACGLLACMAGRLTCWPLFRDCLAYGISVAAVIGIISDNKVYWYDAACLLLVYGVYIVVLCFDLRISEFVLRKLSPCCTCLGSGSGEKIETQRLLGWNDDTSLRVHSRSRTDSGIFHDESGYSHLSLSLHGLNEIPEAEHKSVFAVLESDLKRILWVLSLPIITLLFLTIPDCRRRFWKQWFMITFLMSAVWISAFTYVLVWMVTVVGKADMAMSNIVGSNVFDMLCLGLPWFIKTAFVDTNNPVEVNSTGLVFISSTLLLSIVFLFVAVHINGWKLDWKLGIVSLICYILFATLSILYELGIIGNNPLRLCSD; encoded by the exons aTGACTATGGGTACTGCTGTAGCTgtgcagaaaaagaagagaaaagattTTATACCTTACTTTCTGGGatttgtaatatttttgtaTTGCACGGTCAGTCTCCTTTCAGTAACAGCAAAAACAGCACAGGGAAGTCACTCTGTCAGGGTGCGTCGGGCCGTGG AGAATGAGACCGAATGCATCCCGCCACAGTCCTCCGAGTTTCCTGAAGGCTTCTTCACAGTGCAGGAGAGGAAGGATGGAGGGCTcatcatttattttatgcttattttCTACATGCTTTTGGCTGTCGCTATAGTCTGCGACGATTACTTTCTGCCATCATTAGAAGTAATCAGTGAAC GTCTGGGATTGTCACAGGACGTAGCAGGAGCCACATTTATGGCAGCTGGAAGTTCTGCACCTGAACTTGTCACAGCCTTCCTAG GTGTGTTTGTGACAAAAGGGGACATTGGGGTCAGCACCATTGTGGGATCGGCTGTCTACAACCTGCTAGGAATCAGTGGTGCCTGTGGACTTTTAGCCTGTATG GCTGGGCGTCTCACCTGTTGGCCACTATTCAGGGACTGCCTGGCATATGGGATCAGTGTCGCTGCTGTCATTGGCATTATTTCAGATAACAAGGTTTACTG GTATGATGCTGCCTGTCTCCTGCTGGTCTATGGCGTTTACATTGTGGTTCTGTGCTTTGACCTTCGCATCAGTGAGTTTGTCTTGAGGAAGCTGAGTCCTTGCTGCACGTGTCTGGGTTCAGGTTCTGGTGAAAAGATTGAGACACAGCGTCTGCTGGGCTGGAATGACGACACCAGCTTGCGAGTCCACAGTCGCTCCAGAACAGACAGTGGGATCTTCCACGACGAGTCGGGATACTCTCACCTGTCCCTCAGCCTACACGGACTCAATGAGATTCCTGAAG CAGAGCATAAAAGTGTCTTTGCCGTCCTGGAGAGCGACCTGAAAAGGATTCTCTGGGTACTGTCCCTGCCTATCATCACTCTGCTTTTCCTCACCATCCCTGACTGCAGGAGAAGGTTCTGGAAGCAGTGGTTCATGATCACTTTCCTCATGTCAGCAGTCTGGATCTCAGCTTTTACATATGTGCTGGTGTGGATGGTCACTGTAGTCG ggAAAGCTGATATGGCCATGTCCAACATCGTGGGCTCTAACGTGTTTGACATGCTGTGCCTGGGTTTGCCTTGGTTCATCAAAACTGCCTTTGTGGACACAAACAACCCTGTAGAGGTCAACAGCACCGGACTGGTCTTCATTTCCTCCACACTTCTCCTTTCAATCGTCTTCCTTTTCGTAGCCGTGCACATCAACGGATGGAAGTTGGATTGGAAGTTGGGAATCGTTTCGCTCATATGCTACATCCTCTTTGCCACTCTGTCCATCCTTTATGAGCTGGGAATTATTGGGAATAATCCCCTAAGACTGTGCAGCGACTGA
- the LOC109197775 gene encoding sodium/potassium/calcium exchanger 5 isoform X2, which translates to MTMGTAVAVQKKKRKDFIPYFLGFVIFLYCTVSLLSVTAKTAQGSHSVRVRRAVENETECIPPQSSEFPEGFFTVQERKDGGLIIYFMLIFYMLLAVAIVCDDYFLPSLEVISERLGLSQDVAGATFMAAGSSAPELVTAFLGVFVTKGDIGVSTIVGSAVYNLLGISGACGLLACMAGRLTCWPLFRDCLAYGISVAAVIGIISDNKVYWYDAACLLLVYGVYIVVLCFDLRISEFVLRKLSPCCTCLGSGSGEKIETQRLLGWNDDTSLRVHSRSRTDSGIFHDESGYSHLSLSLHGLNEIPEEHKSVFAVLESDLKRILWVLSLPIITLLFLTIPDCRRRFWKQWFMITFLMSAVWISAFTYVLVWMVTVVGKADMAMSNIVGSNVFDMLCLGLPWFIKTAFVDTNNPVEVNSTGLVFISSTLLLSIVFLFVAVHINGWKLDWKLGIVSLICYILFATLSILYELGIIGNNPLRLCSD; encoded by the exons aTGACTATGGGTACTGCTGTAGCTgtgcagaaaaagaagagaaaagattTTATACCTTACTTTCTGGGatttgtaatatttttgtaTTGCACGGTCAGTCTCCTTTCAGTAACAGCAAAAACAGCACAGGGAAGTCACTCTGTCAGGGTGCGTCGGGCCGTGG AGAATGAGACCGAATGCATCCCGCCACAGTCCTCCGAGTTTCCTGAAGGCTTCTTCACAGTGCAGGAGAGGAAGGATGGAGGGCTcatcatttattttatgcttattttCTACATGCTTTTGGCTGTCGCTATAGTCTGCGACGATTACTTTCTGCCATCATTAGAAGTAATCAGTGAAC GTCTGGGATTGTCACAGGACGTAGCAGGAGCCACATTTATGGCAGCTGGAAGTTCTGCACCTGAACTTGTCACAGCCTTCCTAG GTGTGTTTGTGACAAAAGGGGACATTGGGGTCAGCACCATTGTGGGATCGGCTGTCTACAACCTGCTAGGAATCAGTGGTGCCTGTGGACTTTTAGCCTGTATG GCTGGGCGTCTCACCTGTTGGCCACTATTCAGGGACTGCCTGGCATATGGGATCAGTGTCGCTGCTGTCATTGGCATTATTTCAGATAACAAGGTTTACTG GTATGATGCTGCCTGTCTCCTGCTGGTCTATGGCGTTTACATTGTGGTTCTGTGCTTTGACCTTCGCATCAGTGAGTTTGTCTTGAGGAAGCTGAGTCCTTGCTGCACGTGTCTGGGTTCAGGTTCTGGTGAAAAGATTGAGACACAGCGTCTGCTGGGCTGGAATGACGACACCAGCTTGCGAGTCCACAGTCGCTCCAGAACAGACAGTGGGATCTTCCACGACGAGTCGGGATACTCTCACCTGTCCCTCAGCCTACACGGACTCAATGAGATTCCTGAAG AGCATAAAAGTGTCTTTGCCGTCCTGGAGAGCGACCTGAAAAGGATTCTCTGGGTACTGTCCCTGCCTATCATCACTCTGCTTTTCCTCACCATCCCTGACTGCAGGAGAAGGTTCTGGAAGCAGTGGTTCATGATCACTTTCCTCATGTCAGCAGTCTGGATCTCAGCTTTTACATATGTGCTGGTGTGGATGGTCACTGTAGTCG ggAAAGCTGATATGGCCATGTCCAACATCGTGGGCTCTAACGTGTTTGACATGCTGTGCCTGGGTTTGCCTTGGTTCATCAAAACTGCCTTTGTGGACACAAACAACCCTGTAGAGGTCAACAGCACCGGACTGGTCTTCATTTCCTCCACACTTCTCCTTTCAATCGTCTTCCTTTTCGTAGCCGTGCACATCAACGGATGGAAGTTGGATTGGAAGTTGGGAATCGTTTCGCTCATATGCTACATCCTCTTTGCCACTCTGTCCATCCTTTATGAGCTGGGAATTATTGGGAATAATCCCCTAAGACTGTGCAGCGACTGA